A genomic window from Hyla sarda isolate aHylSar1 chromosome 8, aHylSar1.hap1, whole genome shotgun sequence includes:
- the LOC130284274 gene encoding uromodulin-like, with translation MNRGRTQDYWAMLATLISQKRLHIVSTSEVLLSPDRDQCDRAGVCPKIECGTLEIKITLLVNELQAMNVDIENIHLLDRKCRGLLNNGGILSITMKTQEGVCGTVLTTSETEATYRNTVFLPPNPAAIIVREILNINVVCTYPL, from the exons atgaataggggacggacgcaggactactgggctatgctggcaactctaatatctcagaaacggctgcatatag TGAGCACCAGTGAGGTCCTGCTATCTCCAGACAGAGACCAGTGTGATCGAGCAG GTGTTTGCCCAAAGATTGAATGTGGGACCTTAGAAATAAAAATAACTCTACTTGTAAATGAGCTCCAGGCCATGAATGTGGACATAGAAAACATCCACCTGTTAGACAGAAAATGCCGGGGATTACTCAACAATGGGGGCATTTTGTCTATAACAATGAAGACTCAGGAAGGTGTGTGCGGGACTGTGCTTACT aCATCGGAGACAGAAGCAACATATAGGAACACTGTTTTCCTGCCACCGAATCCAGCTGCGATTATTGTTCGAGAAATACTCAACATCAATGTGGTCTGCACTTATCCTCTGTAG